A genomic region of Saccopteryx bilineata isolate mSacBil1 chromosome 1, mSacBil1_pri_phased_curated, whole genome shotgun sequence contains the following coding sequences:
- the OCEL1 gene encoding occludin/ELL domain-containing protein 1 isoform X1: MPTRAPPHTHGSQVDLRTRPPGLGPPHIGLKASVLQPLYQPQPGGHSTRPKKIVFEDELPYQTILGTKKPVGYIPRGHMPRPQPVPDYELKYPAVSSERERSCYVAVFQDQYAEFLELQQELSSAQAKLQQLETLLTSLPLPRSQKEAQVATRVWREFEKKRMDPSFLDKQARCHYLKSKLKHLKAEIQKFDNRGDSEGSVYF; encoded by the exons ATGCCCACCCGggcccccccacacacccacGGCTCCCAGGTGGACTTGCGGACCCGCCCCCCTGGCCTGGGGCCCCCG CATATAGGCCTTAAAGCCAGCGTCCTCCAACCTTTGTACCAACCGCAGCCTGGAGGTCACAGTACAAGGCCCAAAAAGATTGTATTTGAGGATGAACTGCCCTACCAGACCATCCTGGGCACCAAGAAGCCTGTTGGATACATCCCTAGGGGGCATATGCCTAGGCCCCAACCAGTGCCCGACTATGAGCT taaGTACCCAGCGGTGAGCAGTGAGAGGGAGCGGAGCTGCTATGTTGCAGTGTTCCAGGACCAGTATGCAGAGTTCTTGGAGCTCCAGCAGGAGCTGAGTTCTGCACAGGCAAAGCTCCAGCAGCTGGAGACCCTGCTGACCTCACTGCCCCTGCCCCGAAGCCAG AAGGAGGCTCAAGTAGCCACCCGTGTCTGGAGGGAatttgagaagaagagaatg GACCCCAGCTTTCTGGACAAGCAGGCTCGCTGCCACTACCTGAAGAGCAAACTAAAACACCTCAAGGCAGAGATCCAGAAATTCGACAACCGAGGAGACAGCGAGGGCTCTGTGTACTTCTGA
- the OCEL1 gene encoding occludin/ELL domain-containing protein 1 isoform X4, translating into MPTRAPPHTHGSQVDLRTRPPGLGPPHIGLKASVLQPLYQPQPGGHSTRPKKIVFEDELPYQTILGTKKPVGYIPRGHMPRPQPVPDYELKYPAVSSERERSCYVAVFQDQYAEFLELQQELSSAQAKLQQLETLLTSLPLPRSQKEAQVATRVWREFEKKRMKEN; encoded by the exons ATGCCCACCCGggcccccccacacacccacGGCTCCCAGGTGGACTTGCGGACCCGCCCCCCTGGCCTGGGGCCCCCG CATATAGGCCTTAAAGCCAGCGTCCTCCAACCTTTGTACCAACCGCAGCCTGGAGGTCACAGTACAAGGCCCAAAAAGATTGTATTTGAGGATGAACTGCCCTACCAGACCATCCTGGGCACCAAGAAGCCTGTTGGATACATCCCTAGGGGGCATATGCCTAGGCCCCAACCAGTGCCCGACTATGAGCT taaGTACCCAGCGGTGAGCAGTGAGAGGGAGCGGAGCTGCTATGTTGCAGTGTTCCAGGACCAGTATGCAGAGTTCTTGGAGCTCCAGCAGGAGCTGAGTTCTGCACAGGCAAAGCTCCAGCAGCTGGAGACCCTGCTGACCTCACTGCCCCTGCCCCGAAGCCAG AAGGAGGCTCAAGTAGCCACCCGTGTCTGGAGGGAatttgagaagaagagaatg AAAGAAAACTAA
- the NR2F6 gene encoding nuclear receptor subfamily 2 group F member 6: protein MAMVTGGWGGPGSGGDTNGVDKAGSYPRTAEEDSASPPGAASDVEPGDEERPGLQVDCVVCGDKSSGKHYGVFTCEGCKSFFKRSIRRNLSYTCRSNRDCQIDQHHRNQCQYCRLKKCFRVGMRKEAVQRGRIPHSLPGTVAASSGSPPGSVLAAALAGGDLFSGQPVSELIVQLLRAEPYPAAAGRFGAGGGSSGAVLGIDNVCELAARLLFSTVEWARHAPFFPDLPVADQVALLRLSWSELFVLNAAQAALPLHTAPLLAAAGLHAAPMAAERAVAFMDQVRAFQEQVDKLGRLQVDSAEYGCLKAIALFTPDACGLSDPAHVESLQEKAQVALTEYVRAQYPSQPQRFGRLLLRLPALRAVPASLISQLFFMRLVGKTPIETLIRDMLLSGSTFNWPYGSGQ, encoded by the exons ATGGCCATGGTGACCGGCGGCTGGGGCGGCCCCGGCAGCGGCGGCGACACGAACGGTGTGGACAAGGCGGGCAGCTACCCGCGCACCGCCGAGGAAGACTCGGCCTCACCCCCTGGCGCCGCCAGCGACGTGGAGCCAGGCGACGAGGAGCGGCCAGGGCTGCAGGTGGACTGCGTGGTATGCGGGGACAAGTCGAGCGGCAAGCACTACGGCGTCTTCACCTGCGAGggctgcaagagcttcttcaagCGGAGCATCCGCCGCAACCTCAGCTACACCTGCCG GTCCAATCGTGACTGCCAGATTGACCAGCATCATCGGAACCAGTGCCAATACTGCCGCCTCAAGAAGTGCTTCCGGGTGGGCATGAGGAAAGAAG CGGTCCAACGTGGCCGCATCCCACACTCGCTACCAGGCACTGTGGCTGCCTCCTCTGGCAGTCCCCCAGGCTCGGTGCTGGCTGCAGCATTGGCTGGCGGGGACCTCTTCTCGGGGCAACCTGTGTCGGAGCTGATTGTGCAGCTGCTGCGTGCGGAGCCCTACCCTGCAGCAGCCGGGCGCTTTGGTGCGGGCGGCGGTTCATCAGGAGCAGTGCTGGGAATCGACAATGTGTGTGAGCTGGCAGCACGCCTGCTGTTCAGCACAGTGGAATGGGCTCGCCACGCGCCCTTCTTCCCTGACCTGCCAGTGGCCGACCAGGTGGCGCTGCTGCGTCTGAGCTGGAGTGAGCTGTTTGTGTTGAACGCAGCACAGGCAGCACTGCCCCTGCACACAGCACCGCTGCTGGCCGCAGCTGGTCTGCATGCCGCACCCATGGCCGCTGAGCGTGCCGTGGCCTTCATGGATCAGGTGCGCGCCTTTCAGGAGCAGGTAGACAAGCTGGGCCGCCTGCAGGTCGACTCAGCTGAGTATGGCTGCCTCAAGGCCATCGCATTATTCACACCTG ATGCCTGTGGCCTTTCAGACCCAGCACACGTGGAGAGCCTACAGGAAAAGGCGCAGGTGGCCCTCACTGAGTATGTGCGGGCCCAGTACCCGTCCCAGCCCCAGCGCTTTGGGCGCCTGCTGCTACGCCTCCCTGCCCTGCGTGCCGTCCCTGCCTCCCTTATCTCCCAGCTGTTCTTCATGCGCCTGGTGGGCAAGACACCCATCGAGACGCTGATCCGAGACATGCTACTGTCTGGAAGTACCTTCAACTGGCCCTatggctcaggccagtga
- the OCEL1 gene encoding occludin/ELL domain-containing protein 1 isoform X2: MPTRAPPHTHGSQVDLRTRPPGLGPPPGGHSTRPKKIVFEDELPYQTILGTKKPVGYIPRGHMPRPQPVPDYELKYPAVSSERERSCYVAVFQDQYAEFLELQQELSSAQAKLQQLETLLTSLPLPRSQKEAQVATRVWREFEKKRMDPSFLDKQARCHYLKSKLKHLKAEIQKFDNRGDSEGSVYF; this comes from the exons ATGCCCACCCGggcccccccacacacccacGGCTCCCAGGTGGACTTGCGGACCCGCCCCCCTGGCCTGGGGCCCCCG CCTGGAGGTCACAGTACAAGGCCCAAAAAGATTGTATTTGAGGATGAACTGCCCTACCAGACCATCCTGGGCACCAAGAAGCCTGTTGGATACATCCCTAGGGGGCATATGCCTAGGCCCCAACCAGTGCCCGACTATGAGCT taaGTACCCAGCGGTGAGCAGTGAGAGGGAGCGGAGCTGCTATGTTGCAGTGTTCCAGGACCAGTATGCAGAGTTCTTGGAGCTCCAGCAGGAGCTGAGTTCTGCACAGGCAAAGCTCCAGCAGCTGGAGACCCTGCTGACCTCACTGCCCCTGCCCCGAAGCCAG AAGGAGGCTCAAGTAGCCACCCGTGTCTGGAGGGAatttgagaagaagagaatg GACCCCAGCTTTCTGGACAAGCAGGCTCGCTGCCACTACCTGAAGAGCAAACTAAAACACCTCAAGGCAGAGATCCAGAAATTCGACAACCGAGGAGACAGCGAGGGCTCTGTGTACTTCTGA
- the OCEL1 gene encoding occludin/ELL domain-containing protein 1 isoform X3: MPTRAPPHTHGSQVDLRTRPPGLGPPHIGLKASVLQPLYQPQPGGHSTRPKKIVFEDELPYQTILGTKKPVGYIPRGHMPRPQPVPDYELKYPAVSSERERSCYVAVFQDQYAEFLELQQELSSAQAKLQQLETLLTSLPLPRSQKEAQVATRVWREFEKKRMCPVSQKEN; this comes from the exons ATGCCCACCCGggcccccccacacacccacGGCTCCCAGGTGGACTTGCGGACCCGCCCCCCTGGCCTGGGGCCCCCG CATATAGGCCTTAAAGCCAGCGTCCTCCAACCTTTGTACCAACCGCAGCCTGGAGGTCACAGTACAAGGCCCAAAAAGATTGTATTTGAGGATGAACTGCCCTACCAGACCATCCTGGGCACCAAGAAGCCTGTTGGATACATCCCTAGGGGGCATATGCCTAGGCCCCAACCAGTGCCCGACTATGAGCT taaGTACCCAGCGGTGAGCAGTGAGAGGGAGCGGAGCTGCTATGTTGCAGTGTTCCAGGACCAGTATGCAGAGTTCTTGGAGCTCCAGCAGGAGCTGAGTTCTGCACAGGCAAAGCTCCAGCAGCTGGAGACCCTGCTGACCTCACTGCCCCTGCCCCGAAGCCAG AAGGAGGCTCAAGTAGCCACCCGTGTCTGGAGGGAatttgagaagaagagaatg TGCCCAGTTTCACAGAAAGAAAACTAA